Within the Ranitomeya imitator isolate aRanImi1 chromosome 8, aRanImi1.pri, whole genome shotgun sequence genome, the region ggtaccacggatttgtagataaaagtcatcctggaacaaaaaataattacgggtaagaatgatggttagtaggtcaatacacaagttgatctggttgggtagcaagccggactgggtcaggagtttatggaccgaattgatgccttctatatgggggatagatgtatacaagtcttttacatccattgttaccagaattgagtgtggaggaatgggacttatgtctttcaggatgttaaggaaggatcctgtgtccaggataaaggattttgatgtcctaatcaatggggtgagaattttttctaggtaaatggccagtggggagaggatagagtcggtagaggcgactatgggcctccctgggggtttctctaagtttttgtggattttgggaatggtataaaatactggggtgatagggtgtagtttggtgaggaagtcccgtgtcttagggtctaagacccctaactcaatatatttcaaaagagtgtccgagatgatttgacgagtcacggatagggggtcatgtggtaatttaacatagatcgtgggatcacctagttggcgtttgatttcaagaaggtagtccgatctattcataatcacaagggcgccccctttatctgcaggtttgaaaatgaggttgttgtcgttttgtaggccccgtatggcttgtcgttccatgggagagagattggggggaaaaaacaatttaccctttctgatatcctcacatagtaatttaaatgattctttcacgaaacctatgaaagattccatggcgtgtgagccttggggaggtctgaaatgacttttggtgtagagccctaggctccgtgaagagagaggaccgtcagatgagcccgtggagggtagggtagaagatgattcgggagatgtggagaaaaaggccttaagtctaagtgatcgaaagaatctctgaagatccatttcaagatcaaatgtatgacattggtatgatggacaaaaagacaaacccttctgcaggactttgtattccgctacaccaagtaatctatcagagatgttaattaccaatggattggtacctgagatctcgttatcctcccttgggccgagtctcctcctatgtccgtggccgcgcctcgtggtcttcttcTCGGGAAACGTTGTCGTTGGCCTAAAAAACGGGGTGGAAGTGTGGCAGGGGTACCCAACTCCTGTTCTGAGCCTGATGTTGAGTAGTCGAGGGAGGTACGCTGGGCCTGGCGAGATGGGTTTCGACGTCCGGCAtaattgtcctgccatctgtatacctGTTGGCGCTCGTAGTCCTCCGTGTCCCTATTGAATTTGCTACGTTTTCTGTCCTCTGTCTCCCGTCGGTGCTTCTCGATGTTTCTGGATATTTGGTCCTTGAGGGTAATCAGTTCCTCGGGGGTCCCAGATGAAGACAGTTGAGCCTCGATGGATTTGATGGTCTCGGAGCTTGTGGAGATCGCTTTCTGCAGGTGCTCAATCGTCAGGGTAATAATGTCGAAAGAACATTTATTTAATATTTGTTCATATCTGGTGCAATACTCGGgagagtcccgaaacagtgtgggacgtagtggaacccgtagacccctagggatccgttgtgcTCGAAGATACTCAGAGAGTGTGGCACAGTGAAGTTCGATGTTGGTAAAGTGACGGAGTTCCCTTTCTAGATCTCTCCCCCTTGCTTCCCTAGGAGGGATTTTTAAAAAATCGCTACTGAAAGTGGAACGTGCCAGGATATTCGAGGTCTCCTCAGCATTATAGGAGAATGTGGACATGACCCGTCAGTGTGCAATCACGTAGGGGAAGATTatcagatacaaaaaccgtgtgcactactggagaagaatggtgctaggttaggttcccacaccttcatagactataaagaaaaagaacccagcactcaactgatgctttagtgcaattttaatcgtagtagtacccaataaacgtttcggtccttgaatggaccttcgtcagtaactacatgtgaaaaccaaaaacaagtgtaaacaaaaattacagaaaataaagttgcatacaaaataaagtatatacaaggtattttggaaaaggacaatagcatcgatacaaaactctggtcaatctatacatagagtatatgctggggagaaaataacccgaatatctaggctgaattatgttccactcaggatgaaataaggagagatacaccagaaagatgatagtgggagaggaggtacataccgtactgtagaataatagaatagaccgtatggtcatagggtacaaaaaagcagcgtctgtaagtgtaagaaagtcccataaaattcccatggaccggtaagcacagggtgtcaggggatataaggtaaaacataccttatgtgtgagtcagataggagcggtactgtgggtggataatgaaaaagaaattacatgccgaaaaaaaaaaaaaaaaaaaattacatacagcaaaaaccggccgatcagagaaacgctctagtgcaggggatttacctgaggagaccgagctggatggtggtgctgtcagacgcggtgtccaccgctagtctgatcagaagtaagtgcggccgccatcttataagaaaggggcgggacaagccagctccaacagccaatcagcggctgggtggcagacaggaagtgacggcgtgctgtgaggactacctcagtgtgcagctcaatgagagttcctgtgtatggtaaccggaagtgacatcacgttgtcatagggatagggcaatacaatggaaaaaaaaaaaaaaaaaaaaaaaaaaaaaaaaaacaaacacgagcgctgcggaaagcgcggcaaggagaaagtagaaaaggaatgaaaatacaggcaacataggacaagtgatatggagctgcacacggtttttgtatctgatAATCTTCCCCTACGTGATTGCACACTGACGGGTCATGTCCACATTCTCCTATAATGCTGAGGAGACCTCGAATATCCTGGCACGTTCCACTTTCAGTAGCGATTTTTTAAAAATCCCTCCTAGGGAAGCAAGGGGGAGAGATCTAGAAAGGGAACTCCGTCACTTTACCAACATCGAACTTCACTGTGCCACACTCTCTGAGTATCTTCGAgcacaacggatccctaggggtctacgggttccactacgtcccacactgtttcgggactctcCCGAGTATTGCACCAGATATGAACAAATATTAAATAAATGTTCTTTCGACATTATTACCCTGACGATTGAGCACCTGCAGAAAGCGATCTCCACAAGCTCCGAGACCATCAAATCCATCGAGGCTCAACTGTCTTCATCTGGGACCCCCGAGGAACTGATTACCCTCAAGGACCAAATATCCAGAAACATCGAGAAGCACCGACGGGAGACAGAGGACAGAAAACGTAGCAAATTCAATAGGGACACGGAGGACTACGAGCGCCAACaggtatacagatggcaggacaattaTGCCGGACGTCGAAACCCATCTCGCCAGGCCCAGCGTACCTCCCTCGACTACTCAACATCAGGCTCAGAACAGGAGTTGGGTACCCCTGCCACACTTCCACCCCGTTTTTTAGGCCAACGACAACGTTTCCCGAgaagaagaccacgaggcgcggccacggacataggaggagactcggcccaagggaggataacgagatctcaggtaccaatccattggtaattaacatctctgatagattacttggtgtagcggaatacaaagtcctgcagaagggtttgtctttttgtccatcataccaatgtcatacatttgatcttgaaatggatcttcagagattctttcgatcacttagacttaaggcctttttctccacatctcccgaatcatcttctaccctaccctccacgggctcatctgacggtcctctctcttcacggagcctagggctctacaccaaaagtcatttcagacctccccaaggctcacacgccatggaatctttcataggtttcgtgaaagaatcatttaaattactatgtgaggatatcagaaagggtaaattgttttttccccccaatctctctcccatggaacgacaagccatacggggcctacaaaacgacaacaacctcattttcaaacctgcagataaagggggcgcccttgtgattatgaatagatcggactaccttcttgaaatcaaacgccaactaggtgatcccacgatctatgttaaattaccacatgaccccctatccgtgactcgtcaaatcatctcggacactcttttgaaatatattgagttaggggtcttagaccctaagacacgggacttcctcaccaaactacaccctatcaccccagtattttataccattcccaaaatccacaaaaacttagagaaacccccagggaggcccatagtcgcctctaccgactctatcctctccccactggccatttacctagaaaaaattctcaccccattgattaggacatcaaaatcctttatcctggacacaggatccttccttaacatcctgaaagacataagtcccattcctccacactcaattctggtaacaatggatgtaaaagacttgtatacatctatcccccatatagaaggcatcaattcggtccataaactcctgacccagtccggcttgctacccaaccagatcaacttgtgtattgacctactaaccatcattcttacccgtaattattttttgttccaggatgacttttatctacaaatccgtggtaccgcgatgggctccaacgtagcacccccgtatgctaattgctacatggccgattttgaggagagtcagatataccctcacccactatttcgtgaccacgtccttgtatggaaacgttacatcgacgacgtcttttgcatatgggggggctcgttggaagccctcgcgttcttcttcgattggctgaacacggcctggccaggtatctctttcaccatgtcttacagtactacacagatcaatttcctagacaccttagtcattctacaacctgatggctctttcactaccgacctctacactaaaagcactgaccgtaacagtttgttacattttacgagtttccaccctccggccacaaaaaattcagtacctaagtcccaattttatcgggtctctaagattgtgtctgacacagagcttagatcgatccgcctccaggaaatggcttctaagttcactcaacggggttacccgccagcgatactggaaaaagccgctgccccccctaccccacgacccaatagagcctctaatcggatcccgtttgttcattcatatcacccgtttgcgtacattctacataggtcaatacgccggaattggcacctgctgtccaagggttaccccaacgttactgagtttcagaacccttttcttccctgtttcaaacgtccacccaacttaaaggactcgttggtcagggcagacttgggatcaggtattccatccccccgccaacggttcttacagagtccacgtaccgggaccttcccatgcctgaactgctctcaatgtcataatgtccttaaaggaccccgcttccatcatcctcgctctggaaagtcattccgaatcccggagtatttcacatgcgcttcatcatgggttatatacttaatcaaatgtccctgtggacttctatacataggtgaaacaacgcaacctattcgcgatcggatttccaaacataaatccacggtccgctgtaagaacctgttgttacccatccccctccacttccataatttgggtcataatatctcacagctacagttccaggtaatagaacatatcccccccatccggcggggtggtgatcgggttgctcgcctaaagcggagggaagcgttttggatccacacattggagaccctccacccattgggactcaatagagactatgatctagcctcttttctctgagactgtatggtactatcgggtgatttgccctgcaatgtggtatcatgttattttcccacaggtcattacggacttcttctatcttcctggttttgttatttttttccattgtaagtcattgatgcaatttttaccattgtctaattcttcctttcttttacctctagagtcgtctgtactgatcacttcggtctacccgcacacctcactggaccaagctggttatcctcacctagctgatcatatcactaatcagacctatagaccataggagcacctatcaccatggagattgttcacccagcatatcatctccgtataggcacttcagctccatatcacttgtcctatgttgcctgtattttcattccttttctactttctccttgccgcgctttccgcagcgctcgtgtttgttttttttttttttttttttttttttttttttttccattgtattgccctatccctatgacaacgtgatgtcacttccggttaccatacacaggaactctcattgagctgcacactgaggtagtcctcacagcacgccgtcacttcctgtctgccacccagccgctgattggctgttggagctggcttgtcccgcccctttcttataagatggcggccgcacttacttctgatcagactagcggtggacaccgcgtctgacagcaccaccatccagctcggtctcctcaggtaaatcccctgcactagagcgtttctctgatcggccggtttttgctgtatgtaatttttttttttttttttttttttttttttttttttttttttttcggcatgtaatttctttttcattatccacccacagtaccgctcctatctgactcacacataaggtatgttttaccttatatcccctgacaccctgtgcttaccggtccatgggaattttatgggactttcttacacttacagacgctgcttttttgtaccctatgaccatacggtctattctattattctacagtacggtatgtacctcctctcccactatcatctttctggtgtatctctccttatttcatcctgagtggaacataattcagcctagatattcgggttattttctccccagcatatactctatgtatagattgaccagagttttgtatcgatgctattgtccttttccaaaataccttgtatatactttattttgtatgcaactttattttctgtaatttttgtttacacttgtttttggttttcacatgtagttactgacgaaggtccattcaaggaccgaaacgtttattgggtactactacgattaaaattgcactaaagcatcagttgagtgctgggttctttttcttcatTATCCtcgcagacaggattacaatgaaaggtTAACTCCTCTGTATACAGGTGATAATGTGGAACTCACCATTTACAACAGATGAAggtaacagctcacctcctccccctcgctGTAGGAATTGTTtgctaggcaatccctgcatgtgttgcacgaGACATGCGGCCGCGGTGACTCAAACATATTTCGAGCAGGCCAAAAATACTCTATTAACACCTGAGCACGGACGGATAACACCATATCCGAGCACGCTCGATCATCACTAGTCTCCACTAACAgggccattgactttaatgaagCAAGTGGAGTGATTTTGCGCTCTGTCGCATATCATTTTCTGCGGCATGCACATATGTGAggcagaaaaaacacacaaaaattgatcttggtttaagttggtatacatgcagtatGGTTCATGAaaatgtgtttatgtgctgcatgtattacAACTTaacccaagctcaatttttgtgttttttctttgtatttttttgcattctgtgcaagccggggtgtggcctccctctcctgagctggaaattatatTTAAAGGATTCCCTAAACTGGTGTCCACTGgtcgggcccagtccttttgtctgccccaaaattcacacactgaggtcaaccctgacacatggtaaggtttttaatattagacagcgtaggaccgtccccgatcagggtcaccttgtcgatggtgtgatggcttttatgctatttttgatcaaaaaccgtattaataagaaccctgtgttatttaaatgcacttttgcttttacttatttagttacagcagggtttttgctcattttgtatcTTGTAAGTTTTGGACCTATTTGAGGAAGGCAGCAAGATGCAGTCAATGACATTTGATGCCTGCCTCAAATAGTTTGAAAACGATGTCCGACAGAGCACAAAGTGACTGAGGCTACTTCATTAAAGTCAATGGTCTAAGCCTGAATCCAATTTTTCAGGGCTTCAGATGCAAGTCCCAACGGAGCCAGTGGCGTGTGGCTAAAAGTTGATGTGAACCATGCCTTGAGGCGATACCGTGCGGAGTTTGGCGCTAGCACTGCAGAATGCTGTTGAATACTTTGAGTTTTGCTCTGGGTGCAAAGAGTGGGAGAACAGAAACCTAAAATGTGCTGTGAAGACCTAAGTGCTAGCTAGCGTATCCCCTAATTTAGTTATGAATAGGGCATTGTACCAACTGCTTAAAATAGGAACTCGTCAGGACAAGTGAAGTAAAACAAAAACTTGTAATTGTAGAGAAACTTAGAGGAAGCCGCACACAGTAAATTTAGACCTTTGTGCTGCGGGCAGATGACAAATACCACAAACATATCACAGACATGCCTGCGAGACCGAGGAGGGCGAGATGTGAGCAGCACGAAAAGGAAAACACTGAAGTACAGCAGATCATGGACACATTACAGGAACCGTGCATGTTCTTCATATTTGGAGACTGGTGACACTTGACAAACCGAGATCTGAAAGCTGGTGAAGTTTACAAGTGTATAGATCTGAGGCCGCGCACGTCTAGTCGTAATGAGGCTGGAAGTGTGCCTATCACATACTTGTGTTCACACGACCGCTCCGTCTTACCGCCGGCGCTCGAGAATCTTGGTCACGCGCTGTAGGGGTTCTCGGGTCTGCAGGCACGTAGAATTTTGGGATAAAGTTTGACAACTTTAATGTAGGCAATAAGCTGTATGCCATAAACTCTATAAATCCCTCTGTTCgagaatggaatttttttttaatataggagtATAAGTACCGTATATTGTTATTACAAGAACTAAATTGCAATTGTACCCGTATATGAACTTGAGGCCACCCCTTTAATCTTTGGCCTGCATACGATGTTCTCGTAGGTGTAGAGTGTGGATTACAGCATAAGAGAAGATTCGTAGACTGACAAGATGGAAACGTCGAGCAGTGACTAAACTGACTATTACTGTAAAAGCTCGCTCAGAATTACTGATCAGTCATCTTTAAGGGTGTAAAAAAGTGCTAATACTAATAGTACAAGAGATGCTGCCTTACAGTACATTATAAATTACAGACATTTCACCTCTGTTAACACTTAAAGAAAGAAAAGGCAAAAAAACACCATCACGTCACATGAACTGCACTGAATGAGCTCTTAATAGCATCCATGTATAACAGATCACGTGGCAACATCTGCAACATATTCTAAAAATATCATAAACTACTGAGATCCGCCTCCACTGGGGAAAGCGGGCGGCAAGTCATTTATTGTTTGCCATACATTGAAAGCTATAGCTTCACATCAACATTTCCTGCCCAGAGTTCATGTAAAATTCCAAGCATTACTAGAACTCGTGCAAAGCTATGAAAGTTGCAGCGATGGCGCGCGACGTATGCAGCTCATGCAACGGATGCCATGAAACTTTATCCACAGAAGTAATCAATGAGGTCACATGCAAGATAAGGCCAATTTGGTCACCAGCAAACACAGAAATTTGCTAATAACCAATTGCTGCGGCGACAGCCTGGACGACACAGCGGCCGCCGCGACAGCCTGGACGACACAGCCGCCGCCGCGAAAGCCTGGACGACACAGTCGCCGCCGCGACAGCCTGGACGACAGACACAGCCGCCGCCGCGACAGCCTGGACGACAGACACAGCCGCCGCGACAGCCTGGACGACACAGCCGCCGCCGCGACAGCCTGGACGACACAGCCGCCGCCGCGACAGCCTGGACCACACAGCCGCCGCCGCGACAGCCTGGACCACACAGCCG harbors:
- the LOC138648165 gene encoding uncharacterized protein codes for the protein MSTFSYNAEETSNILARSTFSSDFLKIPPREARGRDLERELRHFTNIELHCATLSEYLRAQRIPRGLRVPLRPTLFRDSPEYCTRYEQILNKCSFDIITLTIEHLQKAISTSSETIKSIEAQLSSSGTPEELITLKDQISRNIEKHRRETEDRKRSKFNRDTEDYERQQVYRWQDNYAGRRNPSRQAQRTSLDYSTSGSEQELGTPATLPPRFLGQRQRFPRRRPRGAATDIGGDSAQGRITRSQSRLY
- the LOC138648166 gene encoding uncharacterized protein; translation: MSTFSYNAEETSNILARSTFSSDFLKIPPREARGRDLERELRHFTNIELHCATLSEYLRAQRIPRGLRVPLRPTLFRDSPEYCTRYEQILNKCSFDIITLTIEHLQKAISTSSETIKSIEAQLSSSGTPEELITLKDQISRNIEKHRRETEDRKRSKFNRDTEDYERQQVYRWQDNYAGRRNPSRQAQRTSLDYSTSGSEQELGTPATLPPRFLGQRQRFPRRRPRGAATDIGGDSAQGRITRSQSRLY